The following proteins come from a genomic window of Gallalistipes aquisgranensis:
- a CDS encoding S9 family peptidase: MAGNLKSWLLLSVAVGAMASCGTKTENMTTKIDNGLTPQEKQAGVFTPEVMWKMNRIGSSSLSPDGQSVVYTLTKYDMAENRGRTSLCLSPAAGGDPVVLTEADENVGSPAWSADGGAVWYVSDRSGSDQLWKMDVSSRKAVQVSDIADGIAGFGIAPSGDRAYYLKRVQVEKRRSSDIYPDMGASKARIYDDLMARHWNYWDEGGYMHIFVADLKDGRLTEGKDIMEGEPWDAPMAPYFDGAEIAWNHAGTQLAYTCKKMTGTEYAVSTDSDIYLYDVASAATRNICKGDEEPLDPRLRRMPSMPGYDKYPVFSPDDRKIAFRSMRRPGNESDKERLFVWNSEDGSMSDLTAGFDYNASNVVWNGNDELWFIAPIAATHQICKVPYRPAAGDRPHYDLLEVETVTSGDHDINAFTRAGDRMVAEVTTLSMATELFGVDPSTGEMTRLTAVNGEVYDNVKMGEVRKRWMKTTDGKQMLTWVVLPPDFDSTKRYPALLYCQGGPQSVVSQFWSYRWNLQLMAAQGYVVVAPNRRGLPSFGQEWLDQISGDYSGQNIRDYLSAIDDVASEPWVDEDRLGCVGASYGGYSVFFLAGNHDKRFKAFIAHCGIFDFDSMYGETEELWFVNNDYGGPYWDKGNATAQRSYANSPHKFVEKWDTPILIFTGEKDFRIPYTQSLEAFTAARVRGIPARLVAFEDEAHQVFKPQNSLVWNREFFGWLDKYLKPAGENR; the protein is encoded by the coding sequence ATGGCAGGAAATCTGAAATCATGGCTGTTGCTCTCCGTGGCTGTGGGGGCGATGGCGTCGTGCGGAACAAAAACGGAAAATATGACGACGAAGATCGACAACGGGCTGACCCCGCAGGAGAAACAGGCGGGGGTCTTTACGCCCGAGGTGATGTGGAAGATGAACCGGATCGGCTCCTCCTCCCTCTCTCCGGACGGACAGAGCGTAGTGTATACGCTGACGAAATATGACATGGCGGAGAACAGAGGCCGGACTTCGCTCTGTCTTTCTCCTGCGGCGGGAGGCGATCCCGTGGTCCTGACGGAGGCGGACGAGAATGTGGGGTCTCCCGCCTGGAGTGCGGACGGCGGTGCGGTGTGGTACGTTTCCGACCGGAGCGGCAGCGACCAGCTCTGGAAGATGGACGTCTCCTCGCGCAAGGCCGTGCAGGTATCGGACATTGCGGACGGGATCGCCGGGTTCGGGATCGCTCCGTCCGGAGACAGGGCCTACTACCTGAAACGGGTGCAGGTCGAAAAGCGCAGGTCGTCCGACATCTATCCCGATATGGGCGCTTCGAAAGCCCGTATCTACGACGATCTGATGGCTCGTCACTGGAACTATTGGGACGAAGGCGGCTACATGCACATCTTCGTGGCCGATCTGAAGGACGGCCGGCTGACCGAAGGAAAGGACATCATGGAGGGCGAACCGTGGGACGCTCCGATGGCGCCCTATTTCGACGGAGCGGAGATCGCCTGGAACCATGCCGGAACACAGCTGGCCTACACCTGCAAGAAGATGACCGGCACGGAATACGCCGTTTCGACCGATTCGGATATCTATCTCTACGACGTGGCTTCCGCTGCGACCCGCAATATCTGCAAGGGCGACGAAGAACCGCTCGATCCGCGGTTGAGAAGGATGCCCTCGATGCCCGGTTACGACAAGTATCCGGTCTTTTCGCCCGACGACAGGAAGATCGCCTTCCGCAGCATGCGCCGCCCGGGCAACGAGTCGGACAAGGAGCGTCTATTTGTATGGAACAGTGAGGACGGGTCGATGAGCGACCTGACCGCCGGATTCGACTACAATGCCTCGAACGTGGTCTGGAACGGGAACGACGAACTCTGGTTCATCGCCCCGATAGCTGCCACGCATCAGATATGTAAGGTGCCTTACCGGCCGGCAGCCGGCGATCGGCCGCACTACGATCTTCTCGAAGTGGAGACGGTGACATCGGGCGACCACGACATCAATGCCTTCACCCGTGCCGGCGACCGGATGGTGGCCGAGGTGACCACGCTTTCGATGGCGACCGAACTGTTCGGGGTCGATCCCTCCACCGGGGAAATGACCCGGTTGACCGCGGTGAACGGGGAGGTATACGACAACGTAAAGATGGGCGAAGTGCGGAAACGCTGGATGAAGACCACCGACGGCAAGCAGATGCTTACCTGGGTAGTGCTGCCTCCCGATTTCGACAGTACGAAACGCTATCCGGCCCTGCTCTACTGCCAGGGCGGTCCGCAGAGCGTGGTGAGCCAGTTCTGGAGTTACCGCTGGAACTTGCAGCTGATGGCGGCGCAGGGGTATGTGGTGGTGGCGCCCAACCGGCGCGGACTCCCTTCGTTCGGGCAGGAGTGGCTCGACCAGATTTCGGGCGATTACAGCGGACAGAATATCCGCGACTATCTGAGCGCCATCGACGACGTGGCCTCCGAACCGTGGGTGGATGAGGATCGTCTGGGCTGTGTGGGCGCCAGCTACGGCGGGTATTCGGTCTTTTTCCTGGCAGGCAACCACGACAAGCGGTTCAAGGCTTTCATCGCCCACTGCGGCATTTTCGATTTCGACAGCATGTACGGGGAGACCGAGGAACTCTGGTTCGTCAACAATGACTACGGCGGCCCCTATTGGGACAAGGGCAATGCGACGGCGCAGCGCTCCTATGCCAATTCGCCGCATAAGTTCGTGGAGAAGTGGGATACGCCGATCCTGATCTTCACGGGAGAGAAGGATTTCCGGATTCCCTATACGCAGAGCCTGGAGGCCTTCACCGCCGCCCGCGTGCGGGGGATTCCTGCACGGCTGGTGGCTTTCGAGGACGAAGCGCACCAGGTGTTCAAACCTCAGAATTCGCTGGTGTGGAACCGGGAGTTCTTCGGCTGGCTGGACAAATACCTGAAACCGGCCGGGGAGAACCGGTAG
- a CDS encoding NUDIX hydrolase yields MNYSVCFEDKRIGFTRTAPSPEPGVAVLEGGVPLSIAKVLQIVENNKELRIISSDPGRDFDAFCNLFARVEAAGGLVTDAGGRVLLIFRNGRWDLPKGHLEPGESPETCALREVEEETGVRVAATGGWLVHTLHFYQWHGVWTLKRCWWYRMDAGEGCGRLAPQREEGITRAEWVGPARLPELLSGSFRSIREVFVRAGYLDRE; encoded by the coding sequence ATGAATTATAGTGTCTGTTTCGAGGATAAACGGATCGGTTTCACCCGTACGGCGCCCTCTCCCGAGCCCGGTGTGGCGGTGCTGGAGGGCGGAGTTCCGCTTTCCATTGCAAAGGTGTTGCAAATTGTTGAAAATAACAAGGAGCTGAGGATAATATCGTCCGATCCCGGGCGTGATTTCGATGCTTTTTGCAACTTGTTCGCCCGTGTCGAGGCGGCGGGCGGGCTCGTGACCGATGCCGGGGGTCGGGTGTTGCTGATCTTCCGCAACGGCCGCTGGGACCTGCCCAAGGGACATCTGGAGCCGGGCGAGAGTCCTGAAACGTGTGCCCTGCGGGAGGTGGAGGAAGAGACGGGCGTGCGGGTGGCGGCTACGGGCGGATGGTTGGTCCATACCCTGCATTTCTATCAGTGGCACGGGGTATGGACGCTGAAAAGGTGCTGGTGGTACCGCATGGATGCCGGAGAGGGGTGCGGACGGCTCGCACCCCAGCGGGAGGAGGGAATCACCCGGGCCGAGTGGGTCGGGCCTGCGCGGCTTCCGGAGCTGCTTTCCGGCAGTTTCCGCTCCATCCGGGAGGTATTCGTCCGGGCGGGCTATCTGGACAGGGAGTGA